From the genome of Clavelina lepadiformis chromosome 2, kaClaLepa1.1, whole genome shotgun sequence:
TGTAGAACATGACAACTGCGCTAACttacaacttttggatgaCCATGTAAGCAGCACCGATACTGCGCTTAATGATGAAGGAAGTAATAACCAATTGCAGACGCTCAAGCCAGTAATTACTGAGCACTTGCGGGTGTTGGGAGGGTCATCTGAGCAGTCTTTCCCCGATTAATGGCAATATCCAGCATGGATACGGCAGCCATCTGCTTTTGAAACTGGAGATGTCAAAATAGTGTACCCTCACTTTGGAGGTCTAATCATTAGCAGTTTTTACTGAGCGCATGTTAAAATGTtctcgtgacgtcaccaattgcAGCCTACTGCTTTTGAGTAACACCCTGCAGTTGGGGCTGTCACGTGATTGCTGATCGGAATAGCACTCTGctattggtgacgtcacgtaATTGCTGTTTAGTGGTTTAGACAGACAGGGTCCTagtgtattgtttatttttcgtcactcaCTGTGTGaggaaacaaaaataaattgttaattattataacgtaataaaataacaaccaACGTCTCCACCAGCAAACTATGAGCAAAAAAGCAGCAGAGCCCAGaaagcttaaaacgtgcaagaatAATGTAACAAAATGATAAAGATGAATAATGGTTAACACAGCCAGCAAATTCAACATACCGTAAATTagataacttaccaaaaaaTTACTACGGCAAAATAATGCTCACAAGCACATGTGATATGTAATAAGTCAAGTCATATGAAGTTGTACACTGAGGCAGTGCGGAAATTATACGTTACAGATGAGATAACCTGATAAAGCAGACAAGAAACACTCATGTCATGGTAATCAAAAAATGGctgttattgttttacagCAGCCTGCTGTGTTCATATAGAACCCTCATTGTTTTTACTGCTGGGTAATGACTCTGCTGCGGATGATAATGTGTAATAATCAGCTGCTATTCATGATGTAATGAGAAACATACTGAAATTCTGCTGTTAGTGACGTTACACCAGGGCTCCTGTTGGTGATATAATGGACAGAAGACTGTGATTGCTCCAGTGGCACCTTGTTGGTTGCTGCTGAAAACTGGATAGCTTACAGTTTGCTTATATCAAGGGTGTTTTTGGTGTAAATATAACTTTCGCTATCCTCGCCCACACAGCTATCTTTTTAAATAtatctttttataaaaatcaaaactaaaCTGCTATTGATCACAAGCAGCCGTCTGGTATGCCGTGATCAACAGAGCCTGTCAGTCACGGAGCAGCAAATAATAGCAGTGAGCTATTGCAAACAGAAAGCTGTTGTACTTGCTCTTTTGGTTATAGTATGGGTTTAATACAGTAACTTACACCGGTACCCTAAATTTAACTTGagtaaaaccttaaataactTAGtctagctaaaatcaactttttgcgtACCCATTCTTCTAACGACCTAACCTAACCTAACTGCATGCCTCTCTTTAAGAACGGGTTGCATGAACTAGGCCTACATGTGGTGATATCCGTTGGTAAAATAGTCATTTCGTTGATTTAATCAAAGCAGCGTCTATTTCAACGGATGCCGGTTACACAATTGGTATTTTCCTACTTCCACAACTGCTGGCCGGTGAAATTAGTATATAGATACTTATTTTACTAGGTAGTAAAAGTAAATACGAATACAGTAGATGACAATTAGGCTAGTCTTACGAATTGAAATTTAGCCTATACAGATTCTCAACTTGAAAGATAAAGATAATAAAGCATAGAGTGTAAATTAATCCCCTTGTATCCATACTCTCACTTCTCATAattaaattactaagctaGGCTGTGAATTGTATTGGTGGCCATACTGACGCAAATAACttttatataggcctattctCTTACTGGCccgtaatgcacgtttttTCCCTTGAGGCCTTGTCACTTATGCCCGTaaaatttgtggaaatttttgtcattgaCTACTAACATGTTTGTgaccacctgcgtcagcaGAAATTTGTCCCCCACATAGAAgacgaaaaacaaaaatttatgaattgtattgtttctttttcaccattaactgtgcggaacGAAAGTTAGGATTCTTACCATTGTAGTTACAGCACAATAAAGCACATACGGTActcacaaacaaacaacacaaacagGAAAGAGTGGCAAaacccaagggcttaaaatatgcaaaatagaaatttatagaattgtgctataagatggtaggttagcatgacctccaaacccacaaaatgaTTCCTAATTAAAATCAGCACAGTCTAATTTTCCACTTAAAATAGCACACCGTTTTCCAAACTCTAAAATAATTAAAGCTAATCCCCTCCAACCTGCCTACCCAAACATGGCACGCCACCAAAGAGACAGAAGGGAAGATCCatactgcagagtatggcagttttcgcatttttttTAGAGAAATTGCTTTCAACCACAAATTTTGTAGTACAAATTGGAGTAAAAGTTTGTGTCTCTTTTATTAGAGACATCGGTTTGCAATGCCATTTAAAGATTGGGTACGTGCTCTTGCCATATTCTGCAGTCTGGCACTGAACTTTGTTATTACTGTGTCAAATtataataaccaaacaaagaaaaccgGTTGATTACAGGTTAATTTACCAGTCAATTTGCAGAATTGGGCAAGAGTGCTCTCAAGTACGACCATATCATAATTATATTCAGTAGGGCACTTcaggtgagagtttgggtcTGAGAGAACtacttttagattttagaaaataTGGCATGTTAGTTATGATGAAAATTGGCATATAATTTACTTCAATTCATAGGTTGGCCTAGTTAGTTAGTTGTAACTTCTGAGCGAGAGTTTGTGTTTGAGACCATGTAGTTTTAGATTAGCATAAGGCTTTGGAAAAGTTGTTATGCCATTTAAAGTTCAAAACTAgtatatatttcaatttaagGACTAGCATAACTGTGGTTTTTGTCCCACTGGCATTTTCCTGCTTCTGTGGcaggtaaaacaaatttacttcGGCTGCCATTTACTtcagaaaaatttcaattgtGTAACCAGCTAGCTGTTTAACTGAAGTtgcttttttctaaattaGGTAAGCAGCAGCCGGTGAAATAGATGCTACCTTTCACTTCATTTTCAATTGCCATGTGATGTGGGCATCAACTTGAAAAACGTTATACTTAAATAGACtaactgaaattttattttgttaaaaatatcaGCCTAAACCTACTGTGATAACTGCTCTGTAAAGTACAGACTGTTGTAAATTAGTACTGTGTACAGAAAATCCTATGATGCATTTTTCCACCTAATACAAAGAGATGCCGAACACACTTTGTAAACTTAATTATCTAATATCATGCTAGGTTTCGCAATTTTTCATCTAGCCTGTGAAAGATCAATGATCAATGTAGAGGAGAGACTTCAATTCATCAAATATTTAGACCCTTCTACATAAATAGAATATCTAATTGACTTACGCTGCTAGCATCTGGTGTAAATTTGTGAATCACATTGTAAGACAATAGGTCAGTTCTCAATTACTGTCCCCCTCCCATACCAAGCATTTGCAAAGAGATATGCAAGGTTTGCCACTGGCAACTTGTTGCGGCGCACTATGTGGAAACCACTGATCGATGCCATGTCAGagatttttgactttatcatattttgtcaaaacttattttgtattattttcctgtaaaatttattaagGATTTGGGTCATAGTGGTGCAGTAACAAATATTAGGCATCCTAACACAAACCAATCTCAAATGCATTTCTGTCAGTACGAAACAGAAGTATATTACCATTCCATTACTTAATTTGGGTGGAAAAATAACATGTTTACTTATAATTTGTTCTCTTAAGAAAAGCATCTACAACTGATCAGCTTTAAAACAtgacatattttgttaaatttcatTTAGTGTAAGATATGacatttctaataatgttttGACTGATAAATTATATTCAATACAATAACTTTTTGCCAATTTTACCATTATTTGTGTGTTTACGTTATTAGTATCTGTGTTTGTTTGAAGCTTGCAGAACTTTACTATTGATGAAGCAGGTATTATTCATAGGTCattatttgataaatttagATTAGTTTGGGTTTGCTTTGTCTTTCGAAACCATCTGACCCTGTACCTCATCTTGGTCAGTGTATCTCAAACTATAAGTCATAATTTGTgtacataaataaaataaaattgtatacatttgtatgattttgccGTAGTCAAAAATATCACTTAAGATATGTGATaggacgtttattgttttaaaatcattAATGTGTAGGCTACGTCTCAAGCGGTCGCATGCAAATTTCTTATTTGAAATTGGGTCGCAGAAAacaagtttgagaagccctgatCTATGCTAAGATGTGGGCTGTATGGTTTATAGCCAAAAGTTTCTTTTGTGCTTATGGCTGAATTTTAGGTGTAGTACTTGATGTGGTTCCAAAGCACAACTTTGGTTTATCTTTTGTATATACAAGttaaatgtcaaaatattttgtttgacaTGAAACtgtttaattataaaattattgCTTCAAAATAGCAAAACTAGTTTTGCTTTGTGTGTGTGTAATTTGTTGTGAAGTAGTTTAAATACAAACATCGAGTTAAATTTGGTCTGCATATATGTTTAAGGATGTTTTTATAATAATGCAGTTTATAAGGTTGGTGAGTGAACTGAACTCCTGATCAGTTGGCCATTTTAAAGAAGTTCAAAATCACAATAGTATCTTCATTGTACTATATAAAGGTCTGTTTTGATATATTATTTGGTAGTGTGTATAAAATAGGCAAAAATGGCTGATCTAAGAGAACCACCTCCTCTTGATGATTACAGTGAGAATGAAGAGGTTTCTGATATGCTGGAAAAACCATATGCAAAAGAAGAAGATAAAGATGAAGAAAAGAGTATAGTCTCTGAACCTGTTGAAAAGGTTGAAGAACCGAAACCGCAAAAGGAGGAAGTTGCAACACAGGAAATAGAAAATGATGTATCATTTGATGAAGGTGTGGCTGGTTCAAGTGCAATAGATGTAGTAGTTCCAGTAAAGGATGTGCCAGCTGATACACCAATCCCGGCACCTACAACTGCTATTCCTTTGGACAGCCCTCAAGACGATGATGCTGAAGAGCTATTTGATGCTGCGTCTAGTTCTAAACCGATAGCACCGATTTCATTAGATGATCCTGTGGATACAATCACAAAACCAGCATACCTGCGCCAGGATGAACCCGAAcctgaagaagaagaagaaaaacacGACATAGCAATAGAGGTATCTGATCCCCATAAAAAAGGTGAAGGAATGAATGCTTTCATGTCTTACAAGGTGCATACCAAAACCAGCATGCCAACTTTTAAACGACCAGATTTAACAGTAGATCGCCGCTTTAGTGATTTCCTTGGCCTTCACGAAAAAATGCTGGCAAAGCACCGTCATGCAGGTCGAGTGGTGCCCCCAGCCCCAGAAAAAAGTCTTGTTGGCATGACTTTGATCAAAATGTCAAAATCTGATGAAGAAGCTGTATCaattgattttgttgaaaaacgaCGTGCTGCTCTAGAGCGTTATCTTAATCGAATTGCTCGACACTCTGTCCTTGTGCAAGACCAAGACTTCCGTGACTTTTTGGAGCAAGATGACTTACCACAGGCTACTAATACTCGTGCTTTAAGTGGAGCTGGTGTGATGCGACTTGTTAAAAATGTAGAAGGGGCTATTAACAAGATTACTTTCAAAATGACTGAAGAAGATTCATGGTTTGAAGAAAAGCATCAGCAAATAGAAAGTCTAGAACAACAGCTCATCAAACTTCACTCCACTTTTGACACATTAGTGCATCGCAGAAAGGAGCTTGCTGTCAACACAGCTCTTTTTGCAAAGTCTGCTGCCACTTTAGGCAATGCAGAAGAACACACTGCATTGTCAAGAGCTCTTGCTCAACTCTCGGATGCATTTGAAAAGATAGAGAGTGTGAATCATGATCAAGCCAATACTGATTATTACGGAGTCACTGAAGCATTGGGGGATTATTTGCGAATAATTTCTGAAATAAAAGAAGTGTTCATGGTCCGAGTGAAGAGCTGGCATAACTGGCAAAGTGCTGTGCAGGCTGTTAATAAAAAGAAGGAGGCAGAAGCAAAGATGCGAGCTGCTGGAAAAGGCGATAAAGTGTCTCAGATACAGTCGGATTTGCGAGAGCTTGAAGCAAGAGTTGAAACAAGCAAATCTGATTTTGATGAACTCTCGGCAACTATCAAGAAAGAtatacaaaaatttgaaaaggaTCGCATTTTTGATTTCCGCCAGTTAGTAttgattttcttgaaaaatctAATGAAAAGCCAAGAGCAGTGTATGAAAAATTGGGAGGCTTTTATGCCAGAAGCAAGAGCAATTGCTTGaatgttttgatgaaaaagtTCAGATATTGTCACAACTGATTAAGTTTTCACATATCTTAATTAGATGTAAGATTGCCTATACCTATTACGAGTGATTtggaattttttcttttgttttgcaagACCGGACCTGATACTACCAGCCAATACATTGCAGCAGTACATCTGGTTGGACAAGTGCAATAAGTAGCTGCACAGTTCTTTCGGTTATATgcattatatatatatctatacagtgatttttgtatttcacatAAACGTAATAACCTTATTGTGTAATACATTAATATATTTAAATGTACTCATTGATGGAAATATCACAGACTTAAGTATAAACATTATTAGTATTTCTTATGTAAATGGTTATGTATGTATGCTCATGAAATCTGTAAATTGATGTAAATGTGATCTTTTTAAATTCTGTTCCATTACGTTTGcctgctgtacactttctcttTTGTTAGGAAACAGATTGTTGCAAGAATGGCAGTGTGTTCAAAATGAACAAAGTATATGATTTTCACGTAAAGGAAGTTGTTGTACTGAAATACTATTAAGTTGCCAGTAAATGCTTGGCGTCAAGCGAAATCATATTTCCTGTATTGTGGATACCAATCTCTCTAAAAGAGATGTACAGTAATAGTGCCTAAATGTTGTCTTGTATTTTGCATTTACTTGTCCTGTTATGTACAGATTTAATAATGTACTATGTTCTAATATATTAATTGTTTCTTTACGAATAGACTTGTTATGAGAAAACCATTGATTGATCAATACactgaattttgttgcaacttGATTTTCTGTGGTATCAAAGTAGTGGCCAGTTGATTACAAACACATTGATGTTCACCACCGTCCATATATTTTCATACTTTGTGCAATACAGGTCAGTTGCAATTATTCCAAAGTCATTAAATATCGTTGTAGAGGATAGCACTATAGCATGCAGTGCATAATATACTCGTAACGCAGAACTTCAGTAAAAACATGCTTTCTaacttattaaaaaatacggtaaaaattgtaaatagtTTTCTTTCCTTTGAATCATAATTAATTCGATGAGTCGTCAGGGATTTAAATTTCTGGGTAACTATTTTCACTTAAAAATGCCTTTGTGTGGTAtgcattatttatttaagaGTGTTGCTCGTACAACATCCCCATGCAATGCAAAGCCAGCTTAGTTAAATATTAATCGTGCCTGTACATGGCTGgttcataaatatttcatcCACCTTTTAAAGTGGTTTTGCTTGAGACTATAACCTTGATAGGAGCCTTGTGTACTATTTGGGTTTGAATTTCATGTATACCTACCATGAGCAGTATACCTAAGACTAACCTTTTTGGGTagcatttaaaacaaaatttgtgtaTTACATTGAAATATATAATAGGGGATGGGGAAAAGCACCAAAATTTTGCATTCAATTTTAGGATTTATAGTACTACATATTCATAAGTGGTATGAAAGAATTAAGTGTACAAATTGTGTGTTGTATGATCTGCAGTATTACCGTATGCTACAATTACGGTTTCTTTATTTATCGTGGTCACgtttacaaaaagaaaaaatgtatgTTTTATCTTCACACAGCATACACATATTAAACATAAAACTAGATGGTTTCCAAAACCAATTTCCCGTATGACTAGTGCATGCTCAATACATTTAAgaacaaacaataaacacaCATTTTTTGTGTCAGATTATGCTTGATGTTTGTATCTTTATTAAGAGCTAATCTGTTGTATTGAAAATAGTATTTGTTCACACCATGTGTTGGAGGTACATTTCAGATTAAGAGCTACTGTACAGTAGGAAGTTCATAACAGAATAGATTTCGTAATAAAGCCTACTTAATGTGTAGCAGGACATAAATGTATCATTCCACTTATACTTTCTGGGCCGTTTGAACAAGTAGCACAATTTGAATTCTCACCTTATTAAATATGTCACAATACAGTGACACGAATGCAACATTTAGATTGCAGATGTACACAGCCATATGATTAAATTCATAAATTGTTTGGTCACTAGTTTTTCAATAgatatttgtaatttttaccTTATCTGTGTGCTTTTTTCCATCAGTAAAACATGAACAGAGTTGAGCAACTCGAACTGGAATTTGGCAATGATGCTTGGCAAAGTGTCATTCAACTTGCTAAACATGGATATGTACCAGACAGTGTCAGGCCAGAAATAATTCGTGAAGAACAAACACAAAGACTCTCTCTTTTGAGTGCAATTAAGGcaagtttttatgttattggGATGACATTACTATCACTAATGTCATGTTTACAATATTAGTTTTCCAAATGGAAGGGCAAAGAAGATGATAACGTCTACCTCAATCgcttgcttaaaaatgcaacttTGGTTCTACCTGCAGTAAAACCCACTCCAAGAAGCCCAGAACTTCAGAAGCgtattgaaattttgaaagcCAGCCAGCAGAACCTTGAGTACAAACAAATGGTGTCAAATTTGTCACAACCCTCTGTGAAACCTAGAAGCAGCTCTGCCGTTGTCAGTGgcttaaatttttcagttactGTTTTTGCATCTGTGTTTGGTTGTATATTTCTGCTTAGGAACATCATACCGGATATTTTGGTAAGATGCATAATTGGGCTTGTCTGTGGAATTCTACTTCTTTGTATTGAAATATTCTTAGCAGTGCGAGCAGTCAACAAAGAAGAAACTAAAAGTAAAGCAAACTGATAGTTATATTGCAATCTCCATTGTATGTTGGAAAGCTAGCTATTGTTGATGCTGTACTATACTAAACAAGCTGTTCTTTTAAAACTAAGTAAAAATGCTGTCAACTtcgttaaaacatttaaataaagCTAGACCAGCAATCTGGCAGTATGTTTTTATAATAGGATATTCTTTTGATTAAcgtttttacataaaatg
Proteins encoded in this window:
- the LOC143445210 gene encoding sorting nexin-2-like, whose protein sequence is MADLREPPPLDDYSENEEVSDMLEKPYAKEEDKDEEKSIVSEPVEKVEEPKPQKEEVATQEIENDVSFDEGVAGSSAIDVVVPVKDVPADTPIPAPTTAIPLDSPQDDDAEELFDAASSSKPIAPISLDDPVDTITKPAYLRQDEPEPEEEEEKHDIAIEVSDPHKKGEGMNAFMSYKVHTKTSMPTFKRPDLTVDRRFSDFLGLHEKMLAKHRHAGRVVPPAPEKSLVGMTLIKMSKSDEEAVSIDFVEKRRAALERYLNRIARHSVLVQDQDFRDFLEQDDLPQATNTRALSGAGVMRLVKNVEGAINKITFKMTEEDSWFEEKHQQIESLEQQLIKLHSTFDTLVHRRKELAVNTALFAKSAATLGNAEEHTALSRALAQLSDAFEKIESVNHDQANTDYYGVTEALGDYLRIISEIKEVFMVRVKSWHNWQSAVQAVNKKKEAEAKMRAAGKGDKVSQIQSDLRELEARVETSKSDFDELSATIKKDIQKFEKDRIFDFRQLVLIFLKNLMKSQEQCMKNWEAFMPEARAIA
- the LOC143445211 gene encoding vacuolar ATPase assembly protein VMA12-like: MNRVEQLELEFGNDAWQSVIQLAKHGYVPDSVRPEIIREEQTQRLSLLSAIKFSKWKGKEDDNVYLNRLLKNATLVLPAVKPTPRSPELQKRIEILKASQQNLEYKQMVSNLSQPSVKPRSSSAVVSGLNFSVTVFASVFGCIFLLRNIIPDILVRCIIGLVCGILLLCIEIFLAVRAVNKEETKSKAN